The following are from one region of the Ictalurus punctatus breed USDA103 unplaced genomic scaffold, Coco_2.0 Super-Scaffold_100071, whole genome shotgun sequence genome:
- the hspb12 gene encoding heat shock protein beta-7, with amino-acid sequence MTSLTSCSSSRSSSSSFRSSARYSCSSVTSIQTEASSPPPDPLFMPFLDQRVTALFGGHERDSESFMSERETFGGCQGDRKSHTGGYQGDWRHGDTHGAIWVDDHYYMSADVSRFEPHDIVVMAFNSSVVIHAEKVGDDGCVTDKFTHKSSLPEDMDPLSVSGTLTAEGVLVISVKSTSRSQSRP; translated from the exons ATGACCTCCCTGACCAGCTGCTCTTCCTCTCGCTCGTCCTCATCCTCGTTCCGTTCTTCAGCGAGGTACAGCTGCAGCAGTGTCACGTCCATCCAAACAGAagcttcctctcctcctccagaTCCCCTCTTCATGCCTTTCTTGGATCAGAGAGTGACGGCGCTTTTTGGGGGTCACGAACGCGACTCGGAGTCGTtcatgagcgagagagaaacgTTCGGAGGTTGCCAGGGAGACAGGAAATCCCACACGGGGGGTTACCAAGGTGACTGGAGGCATGGAGACACACACG GAGCAATCTGGGTGGACGATCATTATTACATGTCAGCGGACGTCAGTCGATTTGAGCCGCATGATATAGTGGTGATGGCCTTCAACAGCAGCGTCGTCATTCACGCTGAGAAA GTTGGAGACGATGGCTGTGTCACAGACAAATTTACCCACAAGTCTTCGCTGCCAGAGGACATGGACCCTCTGTCTGTAAGCGGGACTCTGACGGCGGAGGGTGTGCTCGTGATCAGCGTGAAAAGCACGTCCAGATCCCAGTCACGTCCCTGA